The following coding sequences are from one Nicotiana tabacum cultivar K326 chromosome 1, ASM71507v2, whole genome shotgun sequence window:
- the LOC107771972 gene encoding uncharacterized protein LOC107771972 — translation MKTVLFRTGSGSIPVQTPVVPGTSRVSVPVRQSVGGVLNGEKKKGCSSPRVSLHLEVNRRSICRASSESDGIQSAIEGPGVTRTLSKVGSMSFPAIIPEDDCGTEQDELVVLRSIGSLSLTEDQRSYAEDWPQSGIPTDELGFPGGGIGKNRKFPGRGGGRGESDASSFTGGNSYPKKIGAYYKQMLKSDPVNSLLLRNYGKYLHEVERDYVKAEECFGRAILASPGDGEVLSMYGKLVWESERDESRAKSYFDQAVQASPDDCTVLGSYAKFMWEADEDDEEEEEMERKTVAAGAAMVTA, via the exons ATGAAGACTGTACTTTTCCGAACTGGTTCCGGCTCAATTCCTGTCCAGACGCCGGTGGTTCCCGGTACATCTAGGGTTTCCGTTCCGGTTCGTCAATCCGTCGGTGGAGTGCTTAACGGAGAGAAGAAGAAAGGATGTTCTTCTCCTAGGGTTTCTCTGCATTTGGAAGTCAACCGTCGGAGTATATGCCGGGCTTCTTCAGAGTCCGACGGGATCCAGTCGGCGATTGAAGGTCCTGGTGTAACAAGGACGTTGAGTAAGGTCGGATCAATGTCATTTCCGGCAATAATACCGGAGGACGATTGCGGTACTGAGCAGGACGAGTTGGTGGTTTTGCGAAGTATTGGATCGCTGAGTTTAACGGAAGATCAAAGGAGTTACGCCGAAGATTGGCCGCAGAGCGGTATTCCTACCGATGAGCTCGGATTTCCTGGCGGTGGTATCGGCAAAAACAGAAAGTTCCCTGGCAGAGGCGGCGGTAGAGGTGAATCCGACGCCAGTAGTTTCACCGGTGGTAACTCCTATCCAAAGAAAATTGGAGCGTACTATAAGCAAATGTTAAAGTCCGATCCTGTGAATTCTCTTCTTCTTAGAAACTATGGCAAGTACTTGCATGAG GTGGAGAGAGATTATGTGAAAGCTGAAGAATGTTTCGGAAGAGCTATACTGGCAAGTCCGGGAGACGGAGAAGTGCTTTCTATGTATGGCAAATTGGTTTGGGAGAGTGAGCGAGACGAGAGTAGAGCCAAATCTTACTTCGATCAAGCTGTTCAAGCTTCTCCTGACGACTG CACTGTGCTGGGATCGTATGCAAAATTCATGTGGGAAGCAGACGAggacgatgaagaagaagaagagatggaGAGAAAAACTGTAGCAGCAGGAGCTGCCATGGTTACAGCTTAA